A stretch of the Candidatus Paceibacterota bacterium genome encodes the following:
- a CDS encoding prepilin-type N-terminal cleavage/methylation domain-containing protein, which produces MFDLLNKKRAATLKKSRGFSLLEIVIATAILATVLLGSVGALTLAIKIASANTAKIQAAYLAEEGVEAVRILRDNGWAANIASQASPFYLSFNGTTWQATSVNQYVDGIFERKVTLSSIYRDGSKKIVWSGGTLDTNAKKITVEVSWLSAGATTTKSISTILANIFNN; this is translated from the coding sequence ATGTTTGATTTATTAAACAAAAAAAGGGCGGCGACACTTAAAAAGTCTCGAGGCTTTTCTCTTTTGGAAATTGTGATTGCGACAGCGATTCTGGCGACAGTTTTGTTGGGTTCAGTCGGGGCTCTGACTTTGGCGATCAAAATTGCTTCGGCGAATACGGCGAAAATTCAAGCGGCTTACTTGGCCGAAGAGGGCGTGGAGGCTGTCAGAATTTTGCGTGATAATGGTTGGGCGGCAAATATCGCTTCCCAAGCCTCACCTTTTTACCTGTCTTTTAATGGTACGACCTGGCAGGCTACCTCGGTCAATCAGTATGTTGACGGAATTTTTGAGCGCAAAGTGACCCTGTCTTCAATTTATCGGGATGGTAGCAAGAAGATTGTCTGGAGCGGTGGCACCTTAGATACTAACGCCAAAAAAATAACCGTCGAGGTTTCTTGGCTTTCAGCCGGGGCGACCACTACAAAGTCGATCTCCACAATTCTCGCTAACATCTTTAATAACTAG
- a CDS encoding prepilin-type N-terminal cleavage/methylation domain-containing protein, producing the protein MKHETPRKKVKFYQAVSSFKFQASGSRSRGFSFIETMVIISIIIILSAFAYGAFVTLNRDQALEKDTNSVILLLNQARAMTLGSKGASQYGVHFEADSVTLFKGSTYSASDASNVVTAIGSPVGISAVSLTGGGSEVLFDWLTGDTLQNGTVTLSLNTDPSDSKTITIHQTGLTE; encoded by the coding sequence ATGAAACATGAAACACCCAGGAAGAAAGTAAAATTTTATCAGGCTGTTTCAAGCTTCAAGTTTCAGGCTTCAGGTTCTCGTTCTCGAGGGTTTTCCTTTATTGAGACAATGGTTATTATTTCAATAATAATTATTCTCTCGGCCTTTGCTTACGGTGCGTTTGTCACGCTCAACCGTGATCAGGCTTTGGAAAAAGACACCAATTCAGTTATTTTACTTTTGAACCAGGCCAGAGCAATGACTTTAGGGTCTAAAGGGGCGAGTCAGTATGGTGTCCACTTTGAAGCTGATTCAGTCACGCTCTTCAAGGGGTCAACTTACTCCGCTTCTGATGCTTCCAATGTTGTGACAGCCATCGGTTCGCCAGTTGGGATTAGTGCCGTTAGTTTAACCGGCGGCGGTTCGGAGGTTTTGTTTGATTGGTTGACCGGGGACACCTTACAGAATGGTACTGTCACACTCTCACTTAATACCGATCCCTCCGATTCTAAAACAATAACCATCCATCAAACAGGTCTAACTGAATAG
- the tpiA gene encoding triose-phosphate isomerase: MKKNNKILIANWKMAPETPEIAHEIFGIIKRKMARTKRVEAVICPSYLYLENFASKVSGRRFSIGAQDVFWETTGQAFTGQVSAPMVKAVGAQYVIVGHSERRSFGETDVMVNKKILSSLKAGLIPILCVGESERDSQINYLDFLKDQIKSALVGVKKSGLVNLIIAYEPVWAISTFQKGSINPSDLHEAIIFVRKVVADLYDRETAMSLRVVYGGSVSEENVGALLRGGEADGLLVGKASLNPETFGALIKIADSFK, encoded by the coding sequence ATGAAGAAAAACAACAAGATTTTGATTGCCAACTGGAAAATGGCTCCCGAGACTCCGGAAATTGCCCATGAAATTTTTGGAATTATCAAACGGAAAATGGCTAGGACCAAAAGAGTCGAGGCTGTCATTTGTCCGTCCTACCTATATCTCGAAAATTTTGCCAGCAAAGTCTCGGGTCGCCGATTTTCAATCGGGGCTCAAGATGTCTTCTGGGAGACAACAGGTCAGGCGTTTACCGGCCAAGTGAGTGCTCCGATGGTTAAGGCCGTGGGAGCCCAATATGTGATTGTTGGCCATTCAGAAAGACGCAGCTTTGGTGAGACTGATGTGATGGTCAATAAAAAGATTCTCTCCTCTCTTAAGGCCGGTTTGATTCCGATACTTTGTGTTGGTGAGAGTGAGCGTGATTCGCAGATTAATTATCTAGATTTTCTCAAAGATCAAATTAAATCGGCGCTTGTCGGAGTCAAAAAGTCAGGGCTGGTCAATCTGATAATTGCTTATGAACCGGTTTGGGCGATTAGCACTTTTCAAAAAGGCTCGATTAACCCAAGTGACCTTCACGAAGCTATAATTTTTGTGCGCAAAGTTGTCGCTGATCTTTATGATCGAGAAACCGCGATGTCACTTCGGGTGGTTTATGGCGGTTCAGTTAGTGAAGAAAATGTCGGGGCCCTGCTTAGGGGTGGGGAGGCTGACGGTCTTCTGGTCGGCAAAGCCAGTTTGAATCCGGAAACTTTTGGCGCTTTGATTAAAATTGCTGATTCATTCAAATGA